From the Leptospira biflexa serovar Patoc strain 'Patoc 1 (Paris)' genome, one window contains:
- the rplA gene encoding 50S ribosomal protein L1, producing MKRGKKYIQLKEKVDRTKAYTLGEAVGLAKATSYSKFDGTLEISTKINYKSLQNVRGTISLPHGTGKTIKVLVFCKGDKQNEAREAGADFVGDMDLIEKVSGGWTDFDACVATPDMMKEVGKLGPVLGRKGLMPKPKAGTVTTDVSKAVKELKAGRIEYRPDKGGVVHLGVGKCSFSDDKLSDNINAVVAALMKDKPSDAKGDYLKSFSVAATMGIGVKVDVKELVNANI from the coding sequence ATGAAACGCGGCAAAAAGTACATCCAACTCAAAGAAAAAGTCGATCGCACAAAGGCTTATACCCTTGGTGAGGCAGTCGGTTTAGCGAAAGCGACCAGTTACTCAAAGTTCGACGGAACTTTAGAGATCTCGACAAAAATCAATTATAAATCTCTCCAAAACGTAAGAGGGACAATCTCTCTTCCGCATGGAACTGGAAAAACGATCAAAGTTTTGGTTTTCTGCAAAGGAGACAAACAAAACGAAGCAAGGGAAGCGGGTGCTGACTTTGTTGGGGATATGGACTTAATCGAGAAAGTATCCGGTGGTTGGACTGATTTTGATGCTTGTGTGGCAACTCCTGATATGATGAAGGAAGTGGGTAAACTTGGACCTGTCCTTGGTCGTAAAGGCCTTATGCCAAAACCAAAAGCAGGAACTGTGACAACTGATGTTTCCAAAGCAGTGAAAGAACTCAAAGCGGGTCGAATTGAATACCGCCCTGACAAAGGGGGAGTGGTTCACTTGGGAGTGGGAAAATGTTCCTTCTCTGACGACAAACTTTCTGACAACATCAATGCGGTTGTGGCTGCCCTTATGAAAGACAAACCTTCTGATGCGAAGGGTGACTACTTAAAGTCTTTCTCTGTTGCGGCAACGATGGGAATCGGCGTAAAAGTCGATGTAAAAGAACTAGTAAACGCGAACATATAA
- the rpsG gene encoding 30S ribosomal protein S7: protein MSRRRGKVEPRHIEGDPKYNDKVISKFINCLMVDGKKSVAESVFYDALEVIAKKTGQDPFAVFQEALENAKPQVEVKSRRVGGVTYQVPIEVRPERRLALGIRWLIKYSRGRNEKSMKNKLAAEFMEAQKGTGSAIKKKEDIRKMADANKAFSHYRW, encoded by the coding sequence ATGTCTAGAAGAAGAGGAAAAGTTGAACCGCGCCACATCGAAGGCGATCCAAAATACAACGACAAAGTGATCTCGAAATTCATCAACTGCCTGATGGTAGATGGTAAAAAAAGTGTCGCTGAATCTGTGTTCTACGATGCATTAGAAGTCATTGCGAAAAAAACAGGACAAGATCCGTTTGCTGTTTTCCAAGAAGCTTTGGAAAATGCAAAACCACAAGTGGAAGTGAAATCCCGCCGTGTGGGTGGTGTGACATACCAAGTACCAATCGAAGTTCGTCCGGAAAGAAGACTTGCCCTCGGAATCCGATGGCTGATCAAATACAGCCGTGGTAGAAACGAAAAATCTATGAAAAATAAATTGGCTGCAGAATTTATGGAAGCTCAAAAAGGCACAGGATCTGCGATCAAGAAAAAAGAAGATATCAGAAAGATGGCAGATGCCAACAAGGCATTCTCTCACTACCGCTGGTAG
- the rplJ gene encoding 50S ribosomal protein L10: MANPSKIEAVTELKTRLEKRPNFILASYSGLTVEDMSNLRAKLRKEGSEMKVIKNNLFLRALKESSEHKNNSIDFGDVYKGPLAAIFSLDALPAVAKVCKDFAKDKKELEIKTGYMDGEVLGKSGVEAIAGLPSKQELLAQVARGINAPATQIASGINQIMASLARAINAVAEKNGN, translated from the coding sequence ATGGCAAATCCATCTAAAATTGAAGCAGTAACAGAACTAAAGACTCGTTTGGAAAAACGACCTAACTTTATTTTAGCATCTTACAGTGGTTTAACTGTTGAAGATATGTCCAACCTTCGTGCGAAGCTTCGCAAAGAAGGATCGGAGATGAAGGTGATTAAAAACAACCTGTTCCTCCGTGCATTAAAAGAGTCTTCTGAACATAAAAACAACTCCATTGATTTTGGGGATGTTTACAAAGGCCCCCTTGCAGCAATTTTCTCTCTGGATGCACTTCCAGCAGTAGCGAAGGTTTGTAAGGACTTTGCAAAAGATAAGAAGGAACTCGAAATCAAAACCGGCTATATGGACGGTGAGGTTTTGGGAAAATCTGGAGTAGAGGCGATTGCTGGACTTCCGTCCAAACAAGAACTTCTCGCGCAAGTGGCTCGTGGGATCAATGCTCCTGCGACGCAAATTGCTTCTGGAATCAATCAAATCATGGCATCATTGGCACGCGCCATCAATGCTGTAGCCGAGAAAAACGGCAATTAG
- the rpoC gene encoding DNA-directed RNA polymerase subunit beta', producing MRNYNSFESITIRLASPERIKEWSFGEVKKPETINYRTLKPERDGLFCEKIFGTTKDWECYCGKFKSIRYKGVVCDKCGVEVTHSKVRRERMGHIELAAPVSHIWYYRSVPSRMGLLLDMTINQLKSVLYFEKYVIIDPADSGRNRGELIDEDEYHNYLDEYGDKFIAGIGGDAIKELLARIDVDAEARVIRQKIQDKNKISDKRIFKRLEVLEAFRDSGNRPEWMVLDVVPVIPPELRPMVQLEGGRFATSDLNDLYRRVINRNNRLKRLLALKAPEIIVRNEKRMLQEAVGALFDNSRRKRTVKGKGNRPLKSISDMLKGKQGRFRQNLLGKRVDYSGRSVIVVGPELKYHQMGLPKKMALELFKPFIMKRLVDLELAPNIKSAKKKIEAEDKEVFDVLETVVKEHPVLLNRAPTLHRLGIQAFLPVLVEGKAIKLHPLVCHAFNADFDGDQMAIHVPLAPKAQLETWMLMLSPHNILNPANGQPICGPTQDIVLGIYYLTSEVKDAKGEGKFFTGLEEVMYAIETKTVEIRSKISVLHEGKIIETTPGRLIFNQVMPKGYVYINRTLGDKETNKIIADVYEKFGPGITVVMLDEIKRLGYRYATVFAPTISIDDIRVSPQKEGLVNDANKEVEKADMEYRKGIITNEERRKKVIEIWTKTNDRITEGMFKELEKDQAGFNPVYVMAASGARGSKQQIRQLAGMRGLMAKPSGEIIELAIRSNFREGLGVLEFFISTHGARKGLADTALKTADAGYLTRRLVDISQDVIVSEDDCGTKANITLGIVKEGENVIVSLADRVFGRYTAEDLVDPVTEKVVFPKDTLITRALGQQIENLGYDKIKVRSPLTCRSRHGICTKCYGMDMARLVPAEIGEAVGTIAAQSIGQPGTQLTMRTFHVGGAASATIQEKEHKVPFRSLVKSINGRLVTNANGSKVFARRGTIIVNRLIQEFNTESLSSVRIVDGQRLEKGEVFASQVGESIEQRITSDQAGTVSLIGTTLRILGDDIVIPVKIGTILKSEEGQIVEENKALAEFDPYNEVAVSETAGTIVWEDLEIGKNVRRDVDPKTSNIILKVVEQKKDRLVPKVIVGSDGYSVPVDALLQFQNGDKVREGDVIFKIPSVAEKTRDITGGLPRVDELFEARRPKDACTLAEIDGKIEDKGEIVKEKRILYILPDSPEQEKVKVAIPIGKQIRVRQGDFVKRGDQLDEGNFDPHDILAIKGPSALHEYLVSEVQEVYRLQGVHINDKHIEVVVRSMLRKVIITDSGDTSFVNQQQVDKFLFDEENDRVEQEGGSPAQGTPVLLGLTKASLNTESYFSAASFQETTKVLTDAAIKGKTDNLMGLKENVIIGHMIPAGTGMKKYRDIEVFKEMPGDLDWDLDSEEEEEELSELSEAAPVSTATLSKLVAEEDEDEDELEEEADDSDDEDDDD from the coding sequence ATGAGAAATTACAATAGTTTTGAATCGATTACGATCCGTTTGGCATCACCCGAGCGGATCAAAGAGTGGTCTTTCGGGGAAGTCAAAAAACCGGAAACGATCAACTACCGTACCCTAAAACCGGAACGAGATGGTCTTTTCTGTGAAAAAATCTTCGGAACCACTAAGGATTGGGAATGTTACTGCGGTAAATTCAAATCCATCCGTTATAAGGGAGTGGTTTGCGACAAATGTGGGGTAGAGGTCACTCACTCCAAAGTGCGTCGTGAAAGAATGGGCCATATCGAACTTGCGGCACCAGTGTCACACATTTGGTACTACCGTTCTGTTCCATCTCGTATGGGACTCCTTCTCGATATGACGATCAACCAACTCAAAAGTGTCCTTTACTTTGAGAAGTATGTGATCATTGACCCTGCTGATTCCGGAAGGAACAGAGGGGAACTCATCGATGAAGATGAATACCATAATTATTTAGATGAATACGGTGATAAGTTTATCGCTGGGATCGGTGGGGACGCCATCAAAGAACTTCTCGCGCGTATCGACGTGGATGCAGAAGCTCGGGTGATCCGCCAAAAGATCCAAGATAAAAACAAAATCTCCGACAAACGTATTTTCAAACGCCTAGAAGTTTTGGAAGCGTTCCGGGATTCCGGAAACCGTCCTGAATGGATGGTTCTCGATGTAGTTCCTGTGATTCCACCAGAACTACGTCCAATGGTGCAATTAGAGGGGGGACGTTTTGCGACTTCCGACCTAAACGATTTGTATCGCCGTGTGATCAACCGTAACAACCGTTTGAAACGCCTTCTTGCACTCAAAGCTCCAGAGATCATCGTACGGAACGAAAAACGGATGTTACAAGAAGCAGTGGGTGCTCTTTTTGATAACAGCCGACGCAAACGAACTGTGAAAGGAAAAGGAAATCGACCATTAAAGTCGATTTCCGATATGCTCAAAGGAAAACAGGGACGTTTTCGCCAAAACCTACTCGGAAAACGGGTGGATTATTCTGGTCGTTCGGTCATCGTTGTGGGTCCAGAACTCAAATACCACCAAATGGGACTTCCTAAAAAAATGGCTTTGGAACTTTTCAAACCATTCATTATGAAACGCCTTGTGGATTTGGAGCTGGCACCAAACATCAAATCTGCGAAGAAAAAAATCGAAGCAGAAGACAAAGAAGTTTTTGATGTATTGGAAACTGTGGTGAAAGAACACCCTGTTCTCTTAAACCGTGCTCCTACACTTCACAGACTTGGAATCCAAGCATTTTTACCAGTCCTTGTAGAAGGAAAAGCAATCAAACTCCACCCTCTCGTCTGTCACGCGTTTAACGCCGACTTTGACGGGGACCAAATGGCAATCCACGTTCCGCTCGCTCCTAAAGCACAGCTCGAAACTTGGATGTTAATGTTATCTCCACATAACATTTTGAATCCTGCCAATGGACAGCCGATATGCGGACCTACACAAGATATCGTTCTTGGAATTTATTACCTCACTTCAGAAGTAAAAGACGCGAAGGGAGAAGGAAAATTCTTCACAGGGCTTGAAGAGGTTATGTATGCGATTGAAACAAAAACTGTAGAAATTCGCTCCAAAATCTCTGTTTTACACGAAGGGAAAATCATCGAAACCACACCGGGAAGGCTTATCTTCAACCAAGTGATGCCAAAAGGGTATGTTTATATCAACAGAACCCTCGGTGATAAAGAAACAAACAAAATCATTGCAGACGTATACGAGAAGTTTGGACCTGGGATCACTGTTGTGATGTTAGATGAAATCAAACGCCTCGGTTACCGATACGCGACTGTATTTGCTCCTACGATTTCCATTGATGACATCCGCGTTTCTCCTCAAAAAGAGGGACTCGTAAACGATGCCAACAAAGAAGTTGAAAAAGCGGATATGGAGTATCGTAAAGGGATCATCACAAACGAAGAACGTCGTAAAAAGGTAATTGAGATTTGGACCAAAACCAATGACCGCATTACCGAAGGGATGTTTAAGGAACTCGAAAAAGACCAAGCGGGTTTTAACCCGGTATACGTCATGGCAGCATCCGGTGCCCGTGGTTCGAAACAACAGATCCGCCAGCTTGCAGGGATGCGAGGTCTTATGGCGAAACCGTCTGGGGAAATCATCGAACTTGCGATTCGTTCCAACTTCCGTGAAGGCCTTGGGGTATTAGAATTTTTTATCTCTACACATGGTGCGAGGAAAGGTCTTGCGGATACAGCGTTAAAAACTGCCGATGCCGGTTACCTCACTCGTCGTCTTGTGGATATCTCTCAGGACGTGATTGTTTCTGAAGATGATTGCGGAACCAAAGCCAATATCACTCTTGGAATCGTAAAAGAAGGGGAAAACGTGATTGTTTCCCTTGCGGACAGAGTGTTCGGTCGGTATACGGCGGAAGATCTTGTGGACCCTGTGACAGAAAAAGTGGTGTTTCCAAAAGACACTCTCATCACAAGAGCACTTGGCCAACAGATTGAAAACCTTGGTTACGATAAAATCAAAGTAAGATCACCTCTGACTTGCCGTTCACGTCACGGGATTTGCACAAAATGTTACGGTATGGACATGGCGCGCCTTGTGCCTGCAGAGATTGGGGAAGCAGTGGGAACCATTGCGGCACAATCCATCGGCCAACCGGGAACACAGCTGACGATGAGAACCTTCCACGTGGGTGGTGCGGCATCGGCTACGATCCAAGAAAAAGAACACAAAGTTCCTTTCCGATCTCTTGTAAAATCCATTAACGGACGTTTGGTGACAAACGCAAATGGATCAAAAGTTTTTGCTCGTCGCGGAACCATCATTGTCAACCGACTCATCCAAGAATTCAATACTGAATCTTTATCGAGTGTTCGGATTGTGGATGGCCAACGTTTGGAAAAAGGGGAAGTGTTCGCGTCACAAGTGGGTGAATCCATCGAACAACGCATCACTTCAGACCAAGCAGGAACTGTTTCCCTCATCGGAACAACCTTACGCATTCTCGGTGATGACATTGTCATCCCAGTCAAAATCGGAACGATTTTAAAATCAGAAGAAGGCCAAATTGTAGAGGAAAACAAAGCACTCGCTGAGTTTGACCCTTACAACGAAGTTGCTGTCTCAGAAACGGCTGGAACCATTGTTTGGGAAGATTTAGAAATTGGGAAAAACGTTCGTCGCGATGTGGATCCAAAAACTTCCAATATCATTCTCAAAGTGGTTGAACAGAAAAAAGACCGTCTCGTTCCAAAAGTCATCGTAGGTTCCGATGGGTATTCTGTTCCTGTGGACGCACTCCTCCAATTCCAAAATGGAGACAAGGTCAGGGAAGGGGATGTGATCTTCAAAATCCCATCGGTGGCAGAAAAAACTCGTGATATCACGGGTGGTCTTCCACGGGTCGATGAACTTTTTGAAGCTCGTCGTCCTAAAGACGCCTGCACACTTGCCGAAATCGATGGTAAAATTGAAGATAAGGGTGAAATCGTAAAAGAAAAACGGATCCTTTATATCCTACCAGATTCTCCAGAACAGGAGAAAGTAAAAGTAGCGATCCCAATCGGAAAACAAATCCGTGTTCGCCAAGGTGACTTTGTGAAACGGGGTGACCAGTTGGATGAAGGGAATTTTGATCCGCATGACATCCTTGCGATCAAAGGGCCAAGCGCACTCCACGAATACTTGGTATCCGAAGTGCAAGAGGTCTACCGTTTGCAAGGGGTTCATATCAATGATAAACACATTGAAGTGGTGGTTCGTTCCATGCTTCGTAAGGTGATCATCACTGACAGTGGGGACACATCCTTCGTGAACCAACAACAAGTGGATAAATTCCTCTTTGATGAAGAAAACGACAGAGTCGAACAAGAGGGGGGATCTCCTGCACAAGGAACTCCGGTTCTCCTAGGGCTTACCAAAGCATCCCTCAATACCGAGTCGTATTTCTCTGCGGCTTCCTTCCAAGAAACCACAAAGGTTTTAACGGATGCGGCCATCAAAGGAAAAACAGACAATCTCATGGGTCTCAAAGAGAACGTCATCATCGGTCATATGATCCCTGCGGGAACTGGTATGAAAAAATACCGTGACATCGAAGTCTTCAAAGAAATGCCTGGGGACTTAGATTGGGATCTCGATTCAGAAGAAGAGGAAGAAGAACTTTCTGAACTTTCAGAAGCAGCACCTGTTTCAACGGCAACTTTATCCAAACTCGTGGCAGAAGAAGATGAAGATGAAGACGAATTGGAAGAAGAAGCTGACGATTCAGATGATGAGGACGATGACGATTAG
- the rplL gene encoding 50S ribosomal protein L7/L12, whose product MSVDALLEQIGSLTLVQAADLVKKMEEKFGISAAAPVAVAAVAGAGGGAAAAEEPATFNVILKAHGDKKIDVIKLVREITGLGLADAKTLVEAGGKSVKEGVSKDEAADIKKKLEGVGAQVEVAAAG is encoded by the coding sequence ATGTCTGTTGACGCGCTATTAGAACAAATTGGAAGTCTTACATTAGTTCAGGCTGCTGACCTAGTGAAAAAGATGGAGGAGAAATTCGGGATTTCTGCTGCTGCACCGGTTGCGGTAGCGGCTGTTGCGGGTGCAGGTGGTGGCGCTGCTGCTGCTGAAGAACCAGCAACTTTCAATGTTATCTTGAAAGCACACGGTGACAAAAAGATCGACGTTATTAAACTCGTTCGCGAAATCACTGGTCTTGGATTGGCAGATGCGAAAACTCTTGTAGAAGCTGGTGGAAAATCAGTGAAAGAAGGGGTTTCTAAAGACGAAGCTGCTGATATTAAGAAAAAACTCGAAGGTGTTGGGGCTCAAGTAGAAGTTGCTGCTGCCGGTTAA
- the rpsL gene encoding 30S ribosomal protein S12 → MPTINQLIRIGREDQKKRTKSPALKACPQRRGVCTRVMTFTPKKPNSALRKVARVRLTTGIEVTAYIPGEGHNLQEHNVVLIRGGRVKDLPGVRYHIIRGTLDTLGVDKRRKGRSKYGAKRPKA, encoded by the coding sequence ATGCCTACAATTAACCAGCTCATCCGCATTGGAAGAGAAGACCAAAAGAAAAGAACTAAATCTCCCGCTCTAAAAGCATGCCCACAAAGACGTGGTGTTTGCACACGGGTAATGACTTTCACTCCTAAAAAACCGAACTCGGCACTTCGTAAAGTGGCAAGGGTTCGTTTGACAACGGGGATCGAAGTGACTGCTTATATTCCGGGCGAAGGCCATAACCTCCAAGAACACAACGTGGTTCTCATTCGTGGGGGAAGGGTAAAAGATTTACCAGGGGTTCGTTATCATATCATTCGTGGAACACTGGATACACTCGGTGTGGACAAACGTCGCAAAGGACGTTCTAAATACGGCGCGAAGCGTCCTAAAGCGTAA
- the rpoB gene encoding DNA-directed RNA polymerase subunit beta, with translation MHTRMQIRNRVNFGKITDLNLLPNLIYVQKKSFDWFLQSEVKDPTKRLNQGLEAVFRESFPIESPNNDMVMEYGHYVLGEPKRDPQECKDTDSSFAVPLKAVIRLIIKDTGEIREQVVYMGDLPVMTDHGTFIINGAERVVVSQLHRSPGIFFSYDQVRDTFSARVIPYRGSWLEFEMDNKGILVAKIDRKKKFPATLLVKAMGMGTNEEVLRLFYGSSKMKIAGANPKDLKRLIGRRTIADIINMETGEVMLDAGSKINEDNISILREMKVKEVDVIEFPKGKDNPVLINCLEKDGVNDYEDAVKKFHTIMRPGEPSTIENAEAELKRLFFSPKTFDLGIVGRYKINSKFEFNNPKEFSKADDRVLRKQDIIETVRYLVMLMSEAENYYPDDIDHLGNRRIRSVGELIANQLKLGFSRVERVIKERMTVQEPEQQTPQLLISIKPITAVINEFFGSSQLSQFMDQTNPLAELTHKRRLNALGPGGLSRDRAGFEVRDVHYSHYGRMCPIETPEGPNIGLILSMSSFARVNDYGFIETPYRLVKNGKVQKQVEYLTADKEEYHYMAQSNSTVDEKGEFTSKLISTRHRGDFPFRSPAEIQYMDLAPLQVVSVSTALIPFLEHDDANRALMGSNMQRQAVPLLTEEAPFVGTGMEARAAYDAGVCIVAKKDGVVSKVDATGVWIKEDQSKEIVHYPLIKFKKTNQGTCFNQKPNVSMLHTTTGGKVSKVSKERVEVTTPNGEKETHELLLSDEVQFHAVVKEGQEVGIGAPVAGQIIKGEKYGDFGQILQKGTVLANGPSTDAGYLALGRNVLVAFMPWEGYNFEDAILISERIIKDDVFSSIHIEEFEIQARETKLGQEQITRDIPNLSDKAFRDLDESGVIRVGAEVKPGDILVGMVTPKGETDLTPEYKLLHSIFGEKAKEVRDSSLRMPNGFEGTVIDIKRYSRETGDELAAGVEEMVKVYVARKRKLLVGDKMAGRHGNKGVVARVMAQEDMPYMEDGSPVDIVLNPLGVPSRMNLGQIFETQLGFAAKKLGINFETPVFDGASEGDVNDFCKKAGLPENSKFQLYDGRTGEKFINQVFCGYIYMLKLAHLVDDKIHARSTGPYSLVTQQPLGGKAQFGGQRLGEMEVWALEAYGASHTLQELLTIKSDDMLGRARIYEAIVKGIHSIKPGIPESFNVLVQELRGLALDIIIKDSEGLEVDISDYEDEFSKNKKKIKFETIENV, from the coding sequence ATGCATACCCGAATGCAAATTAGAAACCGGGTAAATTTCGGTAAAATTACCGACCTCAATTTACTTCCTAATCTTATCTACGTACAGAAAAAATCCTTTGATTGGTTCCTCCAGTCGGAAGTGAAAGATCCGACGAAACGTTTGAACCAAGGGTTGGAAGCGGTATTCCGCGAATCATTCCCAATCGAATCACCAAACAACGATATGGTCATGGAATATGGCCATTACGTTTTGGGAGAGCCGAAACGCGATCCCCAAGAGTGCAAAGACACTGATTCTTCTTTTGCTGTTCCACTGAAAGCAGTCATCCGTCTCATCATCAAAGACACCGGTGAAATCCGCGAACAAGTCGTCTACATGGGTGACCTTCCTGTGATGACAGACCACGGAACTTTCATCATCAATGGTGCCGAAAGGGTAGTGGTAAGCCAGTTACACCGATCTCCTGGTATTTTCTTTTCGTATGACCAAGTACGAGATACATTTTCTGCCCGAGTGATTCCTTATCGTGGATCATGGTTAGAATTCGAGATGGACAACAAGGGAATCCTCGTTGCCAAAATCGACCGTAAGAAAAAATTCCCAGCGACTCTCCTTGTGAAAGCCATGGGTATGGGAACAAACGAAGAAGTACTTCGCCTTTTCTACGGATCTAGCAAAATGAAAATCGCTGGTGCCAATCCAAAAGACCTCAAACGTCTGATTGGCCGCCGAACCATTGCGGATATTATCAATATGGAAACCGGTGAGGTAATGCTCGATGCTGGTTCCAAAATTAACGAAGACAATATCTCCATCCTTCGTGAAATGAAGGTAAAAGAAGTGGATGTCATCGAATTTCCAAAAGGAAAAGACAATCCAGTTCTCATCAATTGCCTAGAAAAAGACGGAGTGAACGACTACGAGGATGCAGTGAAAAAATTTCACACGATCATGCGTCCAGGGGAACCTTCTACGATTGAAAACGCGGAAGCTGAGTTAAAACGCCTCTTTTTCTCTCCAAAAACGTTTGATTTAGGAATTGTTGGTCGTTACAAAATCAATAGCAAATTCGAGTTCAACAATCCAAAAGAATTCTCAAAAGCAGATGATCGGGTTCTCCGAAAACAAGACATCATCGAAACCGTTCGTTACCTTGTGATGCTTATGTCAGAAGCGGAAAATTATTACCCAGATGACATTGACCACTTAGGAAACAGAAGGATCCGTTCGGTGGGGGAACTCATCGCTAACCAATTGAAACTTGGTTTTTCCAGAGTGGAACGAGTCATCAAAGAAAGGATGACAGTACAGGAGCCGGAACAACAAACTCCTCAGCTTCTTATCTCCATCAAACCAATCACAGCAGTGATCAATGAGTTTTTTGGATCTTCGCAACTCTCTCAGTTTATGGACCAAACCAATCCCTTGGCAGAACTTACGCACAAACGTAGGTTAAACGCTCTTGGGCCTGGTGGACTTTCTCGTGATAGAGCAGGTTTTGAGGTTCGTGACGTTCATTATTCTCACTACGGTCGTATGTGCCCCATTGAAACACCGGAAGGTCCAAACATTGGTCTCATTCTTTCCATGTCTAGTTTTGCACGTGTGAACGATTATGGATTCATTGAAACTCCATACCGCCTTGTAAAGAATGGAAAAGTCCAAAAACAAGTGGAATACCTCACTGCGGACAAAGAAGAATACCATTATATGGCGCAGTCAAATTCGACTGTGGATGAGAAGGGAGAATTCACTTCCAAACTCATTTCCACTCGTCATAGAGGGGATTTCCCTTTCCGTAGCCCAGCTGAAATCCAATACATGGATCTTGCTCCCTTGCAAGTGGTCTCAGTTTCCACAGCTCTCATTCCGTTCTTAGAACATGATGACGCGAACCGTGCCCTCATGGGTTCCAACATGCAACGCCAAGCGGTACCACTCTTAACAGAAGAGGCTCCTTTTGTCGGAACTGGTATGGAAGCTCGTGCGGCTTATGACGCAGGGGTTTGTATCGTTGCGAAAAAAGATGGTGTGGTTTCCAAAGTGGATGCAACAGGTGTTTGGATCAAAGAAGACCAATCCAAAGAGATTGTCCATTACCCACTCATTAAATTCAAAAAAACCAACCAAGGTACTTGTTTTAACCAAAAACCAAACGTATCCATGTTACACACCACAACTGGTGGCAAGGTAAGTAAGGTTTCGAAAGAACGTGTCGAAGTGACAACTCCTAACGGAGAAAAAGAAACTCATGAACTTCTTCTTTCTGATGAAGTTCAGTTCCATGCTGTTGTCAAAGAAGGACAAGAGGTAGGAATTGGAGCTCCAGTTGCCGGACAAATCATCAAAGGGGAAAAATACGGTGACTTCGGTCAGATCCTTCAAAAAGGAACTGTCCTAGCCAACGGGCCATCCACTGACGCTGGGTATTTGGCACTTGGACGAAATGTTCTCGTTGCCTTTATGCCTTGGGAAGGATACAACTTTGAGGATGCGATTTTAATTTCTGAACGAATCATCAAAGACGATGTTTTCTCTTCCATCCACATTGAAGAATTCGAAATCCAAGCTCGGGAAACGAAACTCGGACAAGAACAAATCACTCGTGACATTCCAAACCTTTCGGACAAAGCGTTCCGTGATTTGGATGAGTCTGGTGTGATCCGTGTGGGTGCAGAGGTAAAACCTGGAGACATCCTAGTTGGGATGGTGACTCCAAAAGGGGAAACAGACCTCACACCTGAATACAAACTATTACACTCCATTTTTGGAGAGAAGGCAAAAGAAGTTAGGGATTCCTCACTCCGTATGCCAAACGGTTTCGAAGGAACTGTCATCGATATCAAACGTTATTCCCGTGAAACAGGCGATGAACTCGCTGCTGGCGTGGAAGAAATGGTAAAAGTTTACGTGGCTCGCAAACGGAAACTCCTCGTGGGTGATAAGATGGCCGGAAGACACGGGAACAAAGGGGTCGTAGCACGTGTGATGGCACAAGAAGATATGCCATACATGGAAGACGGATCTCCAGTTGACATCGTACTCAACCCACTCGGTGTTCCTTCGCGTATGAACCTCGGTCAGATCTTTGAAACTCAACTTGGATTTGCTGCAAAAAAACTAGGGATCAATTTTGAAACCCCTGTGTTTGACGGAGCTTCCGAAGGTGATGTAAACGATTTCTGCAAAAAAGCAGGATTACCGGAAAACAGCAAATTTCAGTTATATGATGGAAGGACTGGTGAAAAATTCATCAACCAAGTATTCTGTGGATACATTTACATGTTGAAACTGGCTCACTTGGTGGATGACAAAATTCACGCAAGATCCACTGGACCTTACTCACTCGTAACACAACAACCACTGGGTGGTAAGGCGCAGTTCGGGGGACAAAGGTTAGGGGAGATGGAAGTTTGGGCACTCGAAGCATACGGTGCCTCACACACCTTACAAGAATTACTGACCATCAAGTCAGATGACATGCTCGGACGTGCCAGAATTTACGAAGCAATTGTGAAAGGGATCCACTCGATCAAACCGGGTATCCCTGAATCCTTCAACGTTCTTGTACAAGAACTCCGAGGTCTCGCACTTGATATCATCATCAAAGACTCCGAAGGATTGGAAGTGGATATCTCTGATTACGAAGATGAGTTCTCGAAAAACAAAAAGAAAATTAAATTCGAGACCATTGAAAACGTTTAG
- the rplK gene encoding 50S ribosomal protein L11, with protein MAAKKVVKQIKLQVEAGKANPAPPVGPALGQAGLNIMEFCKQFNERSKNQMGLKLPVVITVYSDRSFTFVTKSPPAALLVMKALGLQGGSATPHTVKVGTIKRAQLEEIAKTKMEDLNANDMDAAVKIIAGTCRSMGVNVE; from the coding sequence ATGGCTGCAAAGAAAGTAGTAAAACAAATTAAACTCCAAGTAGAAGCAGGGAAAGCAAACCCAGCTCCTCCGGTAGGTCCTGCGTTAGGTCAGGCCGGACTGAACATTATGGAATTTTGTAAACAGTTCAACGAAAGATCGAAAAACCAAATGGGACTCAAACTCCCAGTGGTGATCACTGTTTATTCAGACAGAAGTTTTACTTTCGTCACCAAATCCCCTCCAGCAGCTCTTCTTGTGATGAAGGCTCTTGGTTTACAAGGCGGATCAGCCACTCCACACACTGTGAAAGTGGGAACAATCAAACGCGCACAACTTGAAGAAATAGCAAAAACGAAGATGGAAGACCTCAATGCAAACGATATGGATGCAGCAGTGAAAATCATTGCTGGAACATGCCGTTCCATGGGTGTTAACGTCGAGTAA